One [Clostridium] saccharolyticum WM1 DNA segment encodes these proteins:
- a CDS encoding dicarboxylate/amino acid:cation symporter has translation MNRSEIWKSYRFPILLVLGILIGSVFGLVAGEKAAIVKPLGDIFLNLMFTIVVPMVLVSISSAVGSMVNMKRLGSILVNLIIVFIGTGAVAAVLVLFAVNLFPPAANTTIAMGAAEVGESAAVGDMIVGALTVSDFPDLLSRKNMLPLIIFSVMFGFCVSACGGDESPVGKMLANLNNIIMKMVNLIMKFAPIGLGAYFANLVGEFGPSLIGDYGRSMILYYPLCLIYVVVFFPLYSYMAGGKEGIRRMLKFVPTPALTAFATQSSMATLPVNLDACDKMGVPKDIREIVLPMGATMHMDGSVLSSIVKIAFLFGVFNQPFAGVGTYAMSIVVAILSAFVLSGAPGGGLVGEMLIVGLFGFPPEAFPLIATLGFLFDPAATCLNASGDAIASMMVARMVEGKQWIHNRLKGNNEKLVENTDITV, from the coding sequence ATGAATAGAAGTGAAATTTGGAAAAGCTATCGGTTTCCTATTCTGTTGGTATTGGGAATTTTGATCGGGTCAGTTTTTGGGCTGGTAGCAGGAGAGAAAGCTGCAATTGTTAAGCCGCTTGGCGATATCTTCCTTAACCTGATGTTTACAATAGTTGTGCCGATGGTCTTGGTTTCTATTTCCAGTGCCGTGGGAAGCATGGTAAATATGAAACGACTGGGAAGCATTTTAGTAAATCTTATTATTGTTTTTATCGGTACTGGTGCAGTTGCAGCTGTCCTTGTCCTGTTTGCGGTGAACCTTTTTCCGCCTGCGGCAAACACGACGATTGCAATGGGGGCAGCGGAAGTGGGGGAATCTGCGGCCGTTGGTGACATGATTGTCGGCGCTCTCACGGTTTCTGATTTTCCGGATCTATTAAGCCGGAAGAACATGCTTCCATTGATTATTTTTTCTGTTATGTTCGGATTTTGTGTAAGTGCCTGCGGGGGTGACGAAAGCCCTGTTGGAAAAATGCTTGCAAACTTAAATAATATCATCATGAAAATGGTCAATTTAATCATGAAATTTGCTCCCATTGGTTTGGGTGCATATTTTGCAAACTTGGTAGGGGAGTTTGGACCGAGCCTGATTGGTGATTACGGACGTTCCATGATCTTGTATTATCCGCTCTGCCTGATTTATGTGGTTGTATTCTTTCCCCTGTATTCCTATATGGCAGGCGGTAAAGAAGGGATTCGCCGTATGCTGAAATTTGTTCCCACCCCTGCATTGACGGCTTTTGCAACTCAAAGCTCAATGGCTACTCTGCCGGTAAATCTGGATGCCTGTGATAAAATGGGAGTTCCAAAGGATATCAGAGAAATTGTTCTTCCCATGGGAGCAACCATGCATATGGATGGATCGGTATTATCTTCGATTGTTAAGATTGCATTTTTGTTTGGAGTGTTTAATCAGCCGTTTGCTGGTGTTGGAACGTATGCCATGTCAATTGTTGTAGCGATTTTATCTGCATTTGTATTGTCCGGAGCGCCGGGAGGAGGTCTGGTAGGTGAAATGCTCATCGTGGGTCTTTTCGGATTTCCGCCGGAGGCATTTCCGTTAATTGCAACGTTAGGTTTCCTGTTTGATCCTGCGGCTACCTGCCTCAATGCATCCGGTGATGCAATTGCTTCCATGATGGTAGCCAGAATGGTTGAGGGGAAACAGTGGATTCATAACCGCTTAAAGGGTAACAACGAAAAATTGGTTGAAAATACAGATATTACAGTTTAA
- a CDS encoding glutaredoxin, with translation MKITIIGSHLCPDTLYALNKLIAMKASVDFKNLSADLKDLKAYLAVRETEPAFEAVKSNGGIGIPFFILEDGTKTLNLNEVLERLS, from the coding sequence ATGAAGATTACAATCATTGGAAGTCACTTATGCCCGGATACACTGTATGCATTAAATAAACTGATAGCCATGAAGGCCAGCGTGGATTTCAAAAATTTATCGGCAGATTTAAAGGATTTAAAGGCGTACCTTGCAGTTCGTGAAACAGAACCGGCATTTGAGGCGGTAAAAAGTAACGGCGGCATTGGAATTCCCTTCTTTATTCTTGAAGATGGAACCAAAACCTTAAACCTCAATGAGGTATTAGAACGGCTGTCATAG
- a CDS encoding 1-aminocyclopropane-1-carboxylate deaminase/D-cysteine desulfhydrase: MVLGQEKVSILNLPTPLEYLKNLSDELGIQLYLKRDDMTGLGMGGNKLRKLEYILKDALDKGATMLITEGGVQTNHGRLTAAVAAKYNMRCGIVAIGDYPGELSANLLLDRLMGAEVIIKKDDGRPSTVQYKELVNNTIKKYEAQGETVYYIPLGGSDDNGILGYYECAVELTSQAAAMGIGDARVITAVGSLGTYMGLYCGFNNENSGLQLTGVAIMPFDHNKEQSIVKLFDRVKEAYGMKINAGLKDFNIEKDYVRGGYNLPSREVREAVRLMAEKEAILLDPCYTGKCFAAIIDMMKEGKIKKGEKIIMIHTGGMPGLYTKHHRVEFEKELIDGVTILD; the protein is encoded by the coding sequence ATGGTTTTAGGTCAGGAGAAAGTCTCAATATTGAATTTACCCACTCCTTTGGAATATCTTAAAAATCTTTCAGATGAGTTGGGAATCCAATTATATCTTAAGCGTGATGATATGACTGGTCTTGGTATGGGAGGCAATAAGCTTCGTAAGCTGGAGTATATATTAAAGGATGCGCTGGACAAAGGAGCCACAATGCTCATTACGGAGGGCGGAGTACAAACAAATCATGGCCGGTTAACGGCTGCTGTGGCTGCTAAATACAATATGAGGTGCGGGATTGTTGCGATCGGGGATTACCCTGGTGAATTGTCGGCAAACTTACTATTGGACCGGTTAATGGGTGCTGAAGTAATCATAAAAAAAGATGATGGACGTCCATCAACGGTACAGTATAAAGAGTTGGTTAATAATACCATCAAAAAATATGAAGCACAGGGAGAAACCGTTTATTATATACCCCTTGGCGGTTCCGATGATAACGGTATCCTTGGTTACTATGAATGTGCGGTTGAGCTTACCAGCCAGGCGGCTGCCATGGGAATCGGTGATGCACGGGTCATAACTGCAGTAGGCAGTCTGGGGACCTACATGGGTCTGTACTGCGGGTTTAATAATGAAAATTCCGGACTGCAATTAACCGGTGTAGCGATTATGCCGTTTGATCATAACAAAGAGCAGAGCATTGTTAAGCTGTTTGACAGAGTAAAAGAAGCATATGGAATGAAAATAAACGCTGGGTTAAAAGATTTTAATATTGAAAAAGATTATGTCCGGGGAGGATATAACCTTCCTTCAAGGGAAGTCAGGGAGGCGGTGCGTCTGATGGCTGAAAAAGAAGCCATTTTACTTGATCCGTGTTACACAGGAAAATGTTTCGCCGCAATCATTGATATGATGAAGGAAGGGAAGATTAAAAAAGGTGAGAAGATCATCATGATTCATACAGGGGGGATGCCTGGATTATACACAAAGCATCATAGAGTGGAATTTGAAAAGGAATTAATTGATGGGGTTACAATTCTTGATTGA
- the rpoN gene encoding RNA polymerase factor sigma-54: MKHKLTVEQRQLLSQNQISSLELLALCNSDLYQYMENEYMENPLLEHTNTDAESYTQEDDQAWYRSNYSRPSENTAGFYEEVSGEGSLAMEALNTENIYSCIYEQLELDRYSDQHLQVIDYLIQSLDSNGYIDLEVSEIAQLTGVKEEIIESCLLDLKKLEPDGIFAKNLAECLLIQIERLGLDDANLKHIISHHLTDISQGKLSSITRELDISSEQARRYVALISTLNPRPLQGFGLSEKQYIIPDVIVTMEPDGKWYIEINDNWCGNYQLNDYYLQMMAEAKDPEIFEYFKKKLERARFLIHAVEQRRKTIIQITNAILEEQEAFFRYSGKLKPCTMTQMSEKLSVSTSTISRAVKDKYLQFPAGCVLMKDLFSTSVPTSNGDRINSDGIKQFIRELVDEEDKEKPYSDLRLAELLKKKGYSLSRRVIAKYREEIGISGSFERKMKNEIKKGAD, encoded by the coding sequence ATGAAACATAAATTAACTGTTGAACAACGGCAGTTGCTGTCTCAAAATCAGATATCTTCTTTGGAACTGCTCGCGTTATGCAACAGTGATTTGTATCAGTATATGGAAAATGAATATATGGAAAATCCTTTGCTGGAACATACCAATACTGACGCGGAATCTTATACTCAAGAAGATGATCAGGCATGGTATCGTTCAAATTACAGCAGACCATCTGAAAATACTGCCGGCTTTTATGAGGAAGTCAGTGGAGAAGGCAGTCTTGCAATGGAGGCTTTAAATACGGAAAATATCTATAGCTGCATTTATGAGCAGCTGGAGCTGGATCGTTACTCTGACCAACATTTGCAAGTGATCGATTATTTAATTCAAAGCCTGGATAGTAACGGATATATAGATTTGGAGGTTTCTGAGATTGCACAATTAACCGGTGTAAAGGAGGAGATAATCGAAAGCTGTTTGTTGGATTTGAAAAAGTTGGAACCAGACGGTATTTTTGCAAAAAATCTGGCAGAATGCCTGTTAATTCAGATTGAACGGCTGGGATTGGATGATGCAAATCTAAAACATATTATTTCCCATCATTTAACGGATATCTCTCAGGGAAAATTAAGTTCCATCACCCGTGAACTGGATATCTCATCGGAGCAGGCTAGAAGATATGTTGCTCTAATCAGTACTTTAAATCCAAGACCGCTGCAAGGGTTTGGACTGAGCGAAAAACAATATATTATTCCGGATGTTATCGTTACCATGGAACCGGATGGCAAATGGTATATAGAGATCAATGATAATTGGTGCGGGAATTACCAACTGAACGATTATTATCTGCAGATGATGGCAGAAGCAAAAGATCCGGAAATTTTTGAATATTTTAAGAAAAAATTAGAGAGGGCTAGATTTCTGATCCATGCAGTTGAGCAGAGGCGAAAGACTATTATTCAAATAACTAATGCAATACTGGAAGAGCAGGAAGCATTTTTTCGGTATTCCGGCAAGCTAAAACCCTGTACCATGACTCAAATGTCGGAAAAACTGTCGGTTAGTACCTCCACCATAAGCCGTGCCGTGAAAGATAAATACCTTCAGTTCCCCGCAGGTTGTGTTCTGATGAAAGACCTGTTTTCAACATCGGTTCCCACAAGTAACGGTGACCGGATCAATTCGGATGGCATCAAGCAATTCATTCGTGAACTGGTGGATGAAGAGGACAAAGAAAAGCCGTATAGTGATTTAAGGCTTGCAGAACTGCTTAAAAAGAAAGGATATAGTCTTTCCCGCAGGGTGATTGCAAAATATCGTGAAGAGATAGGCATCTCCGGCAGTTTTGAACGGAAAATGAAAAACGAGATTAAAAAAGGCGCTGACTGA